From the Lathyrus oleraceus cultivar Zhongwan6 chromosome 4, CAAS_Psat_ZW6_1.0, whole genome shotgun sequence genome, one window contains:
- the LOC127138593 gene encoding caffeoylshikimate esterase, translated as MAQQPESEIPPNFWGHTPEEEYYTSQGVTNTKSHFETPNGKIFTQSFLPLDGKIKATVYMTHGYGSDTGWLFQKICITFATWGYAVFTADLLGHGRSDGLRCYLGDMDKIASTSLSFFLHTRRSPPYTTLPAFLFGESMGGLATLLMYFQSEPDTWTGLIFSAPLFVIPEDMKPSKVHLFVYGLLFGLADTWAAMPDNKMVGKAIRDPNKLKIIASNPRRYTGPPRVGTMRELVRVTQYVQDNFSNVTVPFLTAHGTADGVTCPSSSKLLYEKASSKDKTLKLYDGMYHSLIQGEPDESANLVLGDMREWIDERVRRYGPSDNSQ; from the coding sequence ATGGCACAGCAACCGGAATCGGAGATTCCCCCTAACTTCTGGGGCCACACTCCCGAAGAGGAGTACTACACCTCCCAAGGAGTCACCAACACCAAATCCCACTTCGAAACCCCCAACGGCAAAATCTTCACACAGTCCTTCCTCCCACTCGACGGCAAAATCAAAGCCACCGTTTACATGACTCACGGCTACGGCTCCGACACCGGCTGGCTCTTCCAAAAAATCTGCATCACATTCGCCACCTGGGGGTACGCCGTCTTCACCGCCGATCTCCTAGGTCACGGCCGTTCCGACGGCCTCCGTTGCTACCTCGGCGACATGGACAAGATCGCATCCACCTCGCTTTCGTTCTTCCTCCACACCCGCCGCAGTCCTCCCTACACCACCCTCCCAGCGTTTCTCTTCGGGGAATCCATGGGCGGTTTAGCCACATTGCTGATGTACTTCCAATCAGAACCGGACACGTGGACGGGTTTGATATTCTCCGCGCCGCTTTTCGTGATCCCCGAGGATATGAAACCTAGTAAGGTTCATTTGTTCGTGTACGGTCTCTTGTTTGGTTTGGCGGACACGTGGGCGGCTATGCCTGATAACAAAATGGTTGGAAAAGCGATTCGGGATCCGAATAAGCTGAAAATAATCGCTTCTAATCCAAGGAGGTATACAGGCCCACCTAGAGTAGGGACCATGAGGGAACTTGTTAGGGTTACTCAGTATGTGCAGGATAATTTCTCTAACGTAACGGTGCCGTTTCTTACTGCACATGGAACTGCTGATGGTGTCACGTGCCCTTCATCTTCTAAGCTTTTGTATGAGAAGGCTTCTTCTAAGGATAAGACTTTGAAGCTTTATGATGGGATGTATCATTCTTTGATTCAAGGGGAGCCGGATGAGTCTGCTAATCTTGTATTGGGGGATATGAGGGAGTGGATTGATGAGAGGGTACGAAGATATGGGCCAAGTGACAATTCTCAGTAA